CGCCACAAGCCGCCGGCCATCCGCGCATCCTGGCGCTCGCCAACCAGAAGGGTGGCGTCGGCAAGACCACGACCGCGATCAACCTCGGGACGGCGCTGGCCGCGATCGGCGAGCGCGTGCTGATCGTCGATCTCGACCCGCAAGGCAACGCCTCGACCGGGCTCGGCATCGATCGCCGCAATCGCAACTGCTCCACCTATGACGTGCTGATCGGCGAAGCGGCCCTTCGCGAATCGGTGGTTGCGACCGCGGTGCCGCGGCTTCATATCGCACCCTCGACCATGGACCTGTCGGGACTGGAGCTCGAGCTCGGCACGACGCCGGGCCGCGCCTTCCGTCTGCGCGATGCGATCGCGGCGCTGAACACCAATGCGAGCCCCGACTCCGACTACACCTATGTGCTGATCGATTGTCCGCCCTCGCTCAATTTGCTCACGGTGAACGCGATGGCGGCGTCGGACGCGATCCTGGTGCCGCTGCAATGCGAGTTCTTCGCGCTCGAAGGTCTGTCGCAATTGTTGCAGACGGTGGAGCAGGTGCGCACCACGCTCAACCCGAACCTGTCGATCCACGGCATCGTGCTGACCATGTTCGACTCCCGCAACAATCTGTCGAACCAGGTGGTCGCCGACGTCCGTCAGTTCATGGGAGCCAAGGTCTACAACACCATGATCCCGCGCAATGTGCGGATCTCGGAGGCGCCGTCCTACGGCAAGCCGGTGCTGGTCTATGACCTCAAATGCGTCGGCAGCGAAGCCTATCTGAAGCTTGCGACGGAAGTGATCCAGCGCGAGCGCGAGCTGCGCACGCATTAGCCGACATGACGTCCTTCCGGACGAGCCGCGCAAGCGGATCGATCCGGAATCTCGAGATTCCGGGTTCGCGCTTTGCGCGTCCCGGAATGACTGAAGCAGATGGGAGTACTGCGAGTGAATCCGAGGGAGCTGGCGATGGCCGATGAAGCGCGTTCGCGTCTGGGTCGCGGTCTTGCAAGTCTGATCGGCGATGTCGGCGGCGAGGCGGCCCATGTCGAGCGGCCGCGCGCGCAACGCAAGGTTCCGATCGAATTCCTGAAAGCCAATCCGCGCAACCCGCGGCGCAGCTTTTCCGATACCGAGCTCGGCGAGCTCGCCGATTCGATCCGGCAGCACGGCGTGATCCAGCCGATCGTGGTGCGGCCGGTGAAGGGCGCGCAGGACCGCTACGAGATCATCGCCGGCGAGCGCCGCTGGCGCGCCGCGCAGGCCGCCGGCCTGCACGAGGTGCCGATCGTTCCGCTCGATGTCACCGAGAGCGTCGCGCTCGAGCTTGCGATCATCGAGAACGTGCAGCGCGAAGATCTCAACCCGATGGAGGAGGCGCAGGGCTATCACGCGCTCGCCGACGAGTTCAAACGCAGCCAGGAAGACATCGCCAAGATCGTCGGCAAGAGCCGCAGCCATGTCGCCAACATGATGCGGCTGACCAAATTGCCGGCGGAGGTGCAGGCCTATATCGCGTCGGGAAAATTGTCGGCCGGACACGCCCGCGCGCTGATCGGCGTGCCCGATCCGCTGGCCGCCGCCAAGCGCATCGTCGAGGAAGGCCTCAACGTGCGCCAGACCGAGGCGCTCGCCCATGAAGAAGGCGTACCGGAGCGCAAGGCCCAGAAGCCGCGCGGCGCGACAGCCGCCAAGACCAAGGATGCCGACACGATCGCGCTCGAGAAGCGGGTCAGCGACGCGCTCGGGCTTGCCGTCAGCGTCAACCACCGCGATCCCGGCGGCACGGTGCAGATCAGCTACCGCAACCTCGAGCAGCTTGACGAGGTGATGCGGCGGCTGGCGCGGAGCAGCTAGCGTCATCGGCCCTTGCGTTGCGGCACATCTTCAACCTCGCCGTCTCGCATTGACCGCGATCGAGAGCAGCGCGCGCTGCGCGATCGCGGCGGCAAGTGCCGGCTGCTTGCGCATGTCGAAAGCCGATGTCGCAAGCTGCTCGATCACGGTGGCGAGGCGCGGCGCGCTGAAATTGCGCAGCGCCGTTTCGACCGCGCCTTTCCTGGAAAAATGCAGCCGCGGGTAGCCGCCTTCGAGTAGGCTTGAGAGCGGCGTGCCGTCAGCAAGCGCCAGCGCCGATTTGTGCAGCCACGCCGCCTGGCGCTGCGCGGCCGAGATGATCACCCCGGGATAGGTGCCGGCGACCATCGCCTTGGCAAATTCGCTCTCGACCAGCTCCGGCTTGCCGGCGAAGGCGCCGTCGACGATCGGATCAAGCTTCAGCTCGGAGGCGTCGGCGACGACCGCCATGACATCGTCGAGCGTCACTTCGCCGCGGCCGTGCGCGAACAGCGTGAGCTTGCGCAGCTCGTTGCGCGAGGCCTGGCGGTCGCCGCCGAGCGAGGCCATCAGGGTCGCGCGGGCGTCCGGCGAAATGCGCAAGCTGGCGACCTTCAGTTCGTCGTCGATCAGCTTTGTCAGATCGCGCTCGGTGTCGGGATAGCAGGCGATCGCGACCGCGTTCTTGGCGCGCTCGCAGGCCTTGCGCAGCGGCGATTCAGGCCTGAGCTCGCCGGCCTCGATCACGATGCGGCAGTCCTTGACCGTCATCTCGGCCAGCGTGTCGACGCCGCCGGCGAAACTGCGCGAGCCGGCGCGCACGCGGATGGCGCGGCGTCCGCCGAACAGCGGCACGGTCATGGCCTCGTCGACCAGCCGTGACGGCTCGGCCGCGAGCTCGTCGCCATCGAGCTTCACCAGCGAGAACGGATCATTGGGATCGTCGACCGCATCGGCCAGCAGCGCGTCGGCGCGCTCGCGCACCAGGCCGGCGTCGGGTCCGTAGAGCAGGACGATCGGGCGGCCGGCGTCGGGCCGGGCGAGGAAGGCGTCGATCTCCTTGCCGCGCAGCGCGACCACCGTGTTACGTGCCGGCGGTGAAGAACGAAGCGAGGCGGGTGCCGATCTTGTCCGCGATCTCGTGCGAAGCGCGATCCTCGGCGTCGCGCAGGGCGCGGGCGCGGGCGAAGCGCTGGTAGGAGCCGGGCATGTCGTAGGACACGCGCGAGAACGTCGTGCCTGACATCACCGATTTGTCGGTCGCAAGCTCGACCAGATTGTACTGCAGGTCGATGCCGACGGTTTCGCTGGTCGGCAGGCCGGTGGCGAGATCGATCATCAGCGAGGTGCGGCTGGTGGTGAAGCGCATCACCAGCTTGTAGAGCGGCGGCGCGCCGGTCGCGGTGCCGTAGAGCTTGAAGGCGAGCGCATTGCGGATCTCGACCTGGATGCGCGCCTCACGCGACGCGTTGGGCTTGTCGACCGGCGGCAGGTCGACGGTCATCAGCTTGTCGCGCAGCGCCGGCGTCCCGTCGCTGTGCTCCGCATACATCGGCTGGAAGCAGCCCGCCGTCAGCGCCGCCAGGGCGGCCACGGCCAGAAGCCGGGCGGCGATGCGGAAGCTGGCGCCCGCTTTCCGAAGTTCGTCAATCATCGCGGCATCCCCTGGCACGAACTTCGGAAAGCGAAGGGCACCAGCAGATTTTTGATGCCAGTGCCGCTTTCGATTTGAAGTCCCCGATCACCGATTCGCGGAAGCCCCTGCCGGGACTTCAAATCGGCGGCACTAGCCAACGACATTCACGATCCTCATGGGAACAATGATCACCTTGCGGACAGCCTTGCCGCCCAGGGCGAGTTTTACCGCATCGAGCGCCAGAACGGCAGCCTCAATCTCCGGATTTTGGGCACCCCGTGGCACGGTAACATCACCCCGTTTCTTGCCGTTGACCTGAACGACCAGGGTTACGCTGTCTTCAACCAGCAAATCGCGTTCGATTTGCGGCCAACCGGCCTCCGAAACCAGGCCCGGCTGGCCAAGCAGAGCCCAGCACTCCTCGGCGAGGTGCGGCATCATCGGCGCGACCAGATGGGTGAGGATCAGCGCGGCCTCGCGGATCGCCCAGGCGAGGTCCGGCGACGGCTTGTCCCCCCGCGCCAGCACGTCGGCGAACGCGTTGGTGAATTCGCGGATATGGGCCAGACAGACGTTGAAATGCAGCCGCTCGATGCCGCCGGATACCTTGTCCAGCGCGCCATGGGCGGCCTTGCGCAGGGCGGTTGCTTCCGGGCCGAAGCTGGCCGGCCGGGCCGGCGGCGCCGCCGTGCCGATTTCGGCGGCCTCGTTGATCAGCCGCCACAGCCGCTGCACGAAGCGCGCGGCGCCCTGCACGCGCTCGTCGCTCCAGATCACGTCGCGGTCGGGCGGCGAGTCCGACAGCATGAACCAGCGCGCCACGTCGGCGCCGTAGGTCGCGATGATGTCGTCGGGGTCGACGGTATTCTTCTTCGACTTCGACATCTTCTCGATCGGCCCGATCGAGACTTCCTCGCCGGTCGTCAGGAGCGTCGCGCGGCGGGCATCGCCCACGGTCTCGACCTTGACCTCGGCCGGCGTCACATAGCTGCCGTCGGCCTTCTGATAGGTCTCGTGCACCACCATGCCCTGCGTGAACATGCCGGCGAACGGCTCTTCCATGCCGATGTGGCCGGTCGCCTTCATGGCGCGGACGAAGAAGCGGCTGTAGAGCAGATGCAGGATCGCATGCTCGACGCCGCCGATATACTGATCGACCGGCATCATGCGGTCGACGACATCAAGCGTGGTCGGCGCCTGCTCGTTCCAGGGATCGGTGAAGCGCGCAAAATACCAGGACGAGTCGACGAAGGTGTCCATGGTGTCGGTTTCGCGCAGCGCCTTGGCCCCACATTTCGGACAGGTGACGTGCTTCCAGGTCGGATGATGGTCGAGCGCGTTGCCCGGCTTGTCGAAGGTCGCGTCGTCAGGCAGCCGCACCGGCAGGTCCTTGTCGGGCACCGGCACCACATCGCATTTCGGGCAGTGGATGATAGGGATCGGGCAGCCCCAGTAGCGCTGGCGCGAGATGCCCCAGTCGCGCAGGCGGAAATTGACCTGGCGCTCGCCGACGGGTGCGTTGCCGCGGATTTCCTTCTCCAGCCGCTTCGCCACATCCTCCTTGGCCTGATCGATGGTCATGCCGTCGAGGAAGCGCGAATTGATCATGCGGCCGTCGCCGTCATAGGCGGTGTCGGTGATCACGAACGTCTTCGGGTCCACCCCCTCGGGGCAGACCACCGGCGTGTTGCCGAGCCCGTATTTGTTGACGAAGTCGAGGTCGCGCTGGTCGTGCGCCGGGCAGCCGAAAATCGCTCCGGTGCCGTACTCCATCAGCACGAAATTGGCGACATAGACCGGCAGCTTCCAGGTCGGATCGAACGGGTGGAGGGCGCGGATGCCGGTGTCAAAACCCTGCTTCTCCGCGGTGTCGATGATCTCCTGCGCGGTGCCGTGGCGCTTGGTCTCGGCGATGAACTCGGCAAGCTCAGGGTTCTTCGCGGCGGCGGCTACCGCCAGCGGATGATCGGCCGAAATCGCCATGAACTTGGCGCCGAACAGCGTGTCCGGTCGCGTGGTGAAGATCTTCAGCTCACTCTCGCCCGCGGGCGTCGTCGCCGGATCGAGCGCGAAGCGCACCAGAAGACCTTCGGAGCGGCCGATCCAGTTGCGCTGCATCAGCCGCACCTTGTCGGGCCAGCGGTCCAGCGTATCCAGGGCGTCGAGCAGCTCCTGCGAGTATTTGGTGATCTTGAACACCCACTGGTTCATCTCGCGCTGCTCGACGACGGCGCCGGAACGCCAGCCGCGGCCGTCGATCACCTGCTCGTTGGCGAGCACGGTCATGTCGACCGGGTCCCAGTTGATCTTGCGCTTCTCGCGCTCGGCCAGCCCGGCGCGCAGAAAATCCAGGAACAGCTTCTGCTGGTGTTTGTAGTAGGCGGGATCGCAGGTCGCGAATTCTCTGCTCCAGTCGAGCGAGAGCCCGATCGACCGCAGCTGCTTCTTCATCGCGGCGATGTTGTCGTAGGTCCAGGCCTTCGGCGCGACCTTGCGCTCGATCGCGGCGTTTTCCGCCGGCAGCCCGAAGGCGTCCCAGCCCATCGGGTGCAGCACGTTGAAACCCCTGGCGCGCATGTAGCGGGCCAGCACGTCGCCGAGCGTGTAGTTGCGGACATGGCCGATATGGATGCGCCCGGACGGATAGGGGAACATCTCGAGCACGTAATATTTCGGCCGCGGATCGTCGTTTTTCGAAACGAAGATCGCCTTTTTGTCCCAGGCGGCTTGCCAGCGCGGCTCGGCTTCTCGGGCGTTGTAGCGTTCAGAGGTCATGGAATCGCGTGGTTTTACAGGTTTTCCGGCCGCTTTTGGGAGGACGCGAGAAGTCCGCATGGCGGGCTTCAAATCGGCCGGACTAGGCCACAAAAGGCCATGCAGGGTCAATGGTTTGAAGGCTCGGAAGCAGGCCGCGGCCTCGCGATCTCGCGGCGCGAATAGTGCCCGAGTTGTTCGGAATTTCGTGTCCCTCGATAACAGAGGGCGCAGGGAAAGCCGGGCGCTTGACCGCACCCGCGGCCTCGCGTGCAAAGTAAAAAGCACACGAGTTAGTCACCACAGGTTTGGCCGCAACATCCGGCCTTCCCTGCGCGATGGTTTTAACGGCTTGCTTCGCGCTCTCCCCGGAGACCGGGCTTTCTTGCCTCCGTCGCCTGCAGGTCACCACCTGCAAACTTGGCATCAGCGTCGGGATGCCAGGACCACACGACTTCGCCGTCCGCGTTGGTATCGTTCGTCTTGCGATACCAATCGCGTCCATCGCCTCCCGCGCCCAACACTCGTGACGATCGCGAAGCGCCCCTCCAGAAAGAGCGCGGGACGCGCTGATGGAAGCCACTGATTTGCCCGACGCAACAAGCGGAATATTTTTCGCGGCAGGACTGGACGACCCAAATCAGCTTGAACCGACTGGCGAATTTCGATTTTGCGCGCGTGCGCTTGCACAGCGAGCGGAGCCGGTGCGTCGTCCCGGATTCCGACGAGTGCAGTCGTCAATGACCGACGCTTTTCGCTCGACAAGCGGACGTGACAGACGCCGGCAGGCATGTCCGCCATGGGCCAGAAGGAGACGTTGCCTGTGCGCCGATGTTCGCGACTATTGGACCAGCGGGCGGGCCCCAATCACCACGTTAGTCTCGCAGTCGAGGCGGCTGATTGCTCCCAAGGCGGGCGGTGGACGCAATGCCGGCAACCAATCGATCAACCCGGATCGCGAAGGCGGTCAAATTTAGCGATGGCGACGCGACCGGATAACCAATGAGGAGTTTCGAAATCTTCCCGATCGGATGACACCCAGTTGTGCATGGTGACAAGGCAACGAGCCGATCCAGTCGATCGTCCGCGACATCCTCGTTCCAGTGCAAAGAGATTACGCGCTTTACGTCGAAATCGCGAACTGGGACTTTCTTCACATTGGCCGCATCGAAAGTCGCGGGCATGAGCGCGACGCCCATGCCCGCCCCTACCAATACAAGAGCACGATCGCCCTGATCCGTCCTGTAGACTACCTGCGAGCGTGTTCTGCTCAGAAGCGCGGCGCTTACTCTTAGGGCCTGTAGGTACCGGGATCGGCGCCGCCAACCAACCCGCCCCGGTTGTTCGGGTTACCGCGGTAGTAGTTCGAACCGTAGTTGTAGTTGTTCCAACCGGAGTTGTTCCAACCGGAGTTGTTCCAGCCGTAGTTCGTAGCGGGCTGCACAGGTTGCATCCGGGCGTAACTACCGTGATACTTCTTATGATGCTTTGTGGCTGCAAGTGCGAACGTACTTGAGAGCGCGAACGCAGAAGCTAGTGCTATCGTCGCAAGTTTCATGGCCTTTCTCCCTTGGTTTGGTCGCCTTCTCGGACCACCCGCGCAGCGAACGCATCCGGGAGATTTCTTCGCCTAAAAATTCGCTTGCTCTTGACATAGATCAAACCGAGACCGCCCCCCTTCTTGTGGCCCGACTTCCGCAAGGGGTCAGACTTGGAAGTCGTCGACAGTCGAAACCAGGTCCGCTTTAACCCCCGCTGGACGTCCCGGCGGTGATCGCGTTGTTCGGCTCAGGGCCATGTGTGGACTATGTGCCATCATGGCGCTTGGCTACTCGGAGACGAAGCGACGTAGACGATATCTATCCCTTGATCTCCTGTGTGATCTCGTAAACCGATCGCGCAGCCTCGATCGGGATTGAAAGCAATTTGCAGCGCTTCCACCGACTTC
This genomic interval from Bradyrhizobium sp. NP1 contains the following:
- a CDS encoding ParA family protein, encoding MTVIDKVYQEDRAPQAAGHPRILALANQKGGVGKTTTAINLGTALAAIGERVLIVDLDPQGNASTGLGIDRRNRNCSTYDVLIGEAALRESVVATAVPRLHIAPSTMDLSGLELELGTTPGRAFRLRDAIAALNTNASPDSDYTYVLIDCPPSLNLLTVNAMAASDAILVPLQCEFFALEGLSQLLQTVEQVRTTLNPNLSIHGIVLTMFDSRNNLSNQVVADVRQFMGAKVYNTMIPRNVRISEAPSYGKPVLVYDLKCVGSEAYLKLATEVIQRERELRTH
- a CDS encoding ParB/RepB/Spo0J family partition protein, which encodes MADEARSRLGRGLASLIGDVGGEAAHVERPRAQRKVPIEFLKANPRNPRRSFSDTELGELADSIRQHGVIQPIVVRPVKGAQDRYEIIAGERRWRAAQAAGLHEVPIVPLDVTESVALELAIIENVQREDLNPMEEAQGYHALADEFKRSQEDIAKIVGKSRSHVANMMRLTKLPAEVQAYIASGKLSAGHARALIGVPDPLAAAKRIVEEGLNVRQTEALAHEEGVPERKAQKPRGATAAKTKDADTIALEKRVSDALGLAVSVNHRDPGGTVQISYRNLEQLDEVMRRLARSS
- the holA gene encoding DNA polymerase III subunit delta, yielding MVALRGKEIDAFLARPDAGRPIVLLYGPDAGLVRERADALLADAVDDPNDPFSLVKLDGDELAAEPSRLVDEAMTVPLFGGRRAIRVRAGSRSFAGGVDTLAEMTVKDCRIVIEAGELRPESPLRKACERAKNAVAIACYPDTERDLTKLIDDELKVASLRISPDARATLMASLGGDRQASRNELRKLTLFAHGRGEVTLDDVMAVVADASELKLDPIVDGAFAGKPELVESEFAKAMVAGTYPGVIISAAQRQAAWLHKSALALADGTPLSSLLEGGYPRLHFSRKGAVETALRNFSAPRLATVIEQLATSAFDMRKQPALAAAIAQRALLSIAVNARRRG
- the lptE gene encoding LPS assembly lipoprotein LptE produces the protein MIDELRKAGASFRIAARLLAVAALAALTAGCFQPMYAEHSDGTPALRDKLMTVDLPPVDKPNASREARIQVEIRNALAFKLYGTATGAPPLYKLVMRFTTSRTSLMIDLATGLPTSETVGIDLQYNLVELATDKSVMSGTTFSRVSYDMPGSYQRFARARALRDAEDRASHEIADKIGTRLASFFTAGT
- the leuS gene encoding leucine--tRNA ligase encodes the protein MTSERYNAREAEPRWQAAWDKKAIFVSKNDDPRPKYYVLEMFPYPSGRIHIGHVRNYTLGDVLARYMRARGFNVLHPMGWDAFGLPAENAAIERKVAPKAWTYDNIAAMKKQLRSIGLSLDWSREFATCDPAYYKHQQKLFLDFLRAGLAEREKRKINWDPVDMTVLANEQVIDGRGWRSGAVVEQREMNQWVFKITKYSQELLDALDTLDRWPDKVRLMQRNWIGRSEGLLVRFALDPATTPAGESELKIFTTRPDTLFGAKFMAISADHPLAVAAAAKNPELAEFIAETKRHGTAQEIIDTAEKQGFDTGIRALHPFDPTWKLPVYVANFVLMEYGTGAIFGCPAHDQRDLDFVNKYGLGNTPVVCPEGVDPKTFVITDTAYDGDGRMINSRFLDGMTIDQAKEDVAKRLEKEIRGNAPVGERQVNFRLRDWGISRQRYWGCPIPIIHCPKCDVVPVPDKDLPVRLPDDATFDKPGNALDHHPTWKHVTCPKCGAKALRETDTMDTFVDSSWYFARFTDPWNEQAPTTLDVVDRMMPVDQYIGGVEHAILHLLYSRFFVRAMKATGHIGMEEPFAGMFTQGMVVHETYQKADGSYVTPAEVKVETVGDARRATLLTTGEEVSIGPIEKMSKSKKNTVDPDDIIATYGADVARWFMLSDSPPDRDVIWSDERVQGAARFVQRLWRLINEAAEIGTAAPPARPASFGPEATALRKAAHGALDKVSGGIERLHFNVCLAHIREFTNAFADVLARGDKPSPDLAWAIREAALILTHLVAPMMPHLAEECWALLGQPGLVSEAGWPQIERDLLVEDSVTLVVQVNGKKRGDVTVPRGAQNPEIEAAVLALDAVKLALGGKAVRKVIIVPMRIVNVVG